The Candidatus Gracilibacteria bacterium genome window below encodes:
- a CDS encoding YgjP-like metallopeptidase domain-containing protein, which produces MQKTNNFSVVVIRVPRLRRMNMRVNLGNEVVIRAPKRTTDSAVQKFITEKNNWIQKQISTMNSLVPLSRERLLELKKLAHIFLPDRVHMLAKKHNFAYASVTCRHQLTRWGSCSHKNRINLNVELMRLPEKLRDYIIIHELTHTIHKHHQKAFWNALERTLPGAKKLDKEMKGWKIGYESQGG; this is translated from the coding sequence ATGCAGAAAACCAATAATTTTTCTGTGGTTGTCATCCGCGTACCTCGTCTCCGACGGATGAACATGCGTGTAAATTTGTGAAATGAAGTCGTTATCCGTGCACCAAAACGTACGACAGATTCAGCGGTTCAAAAATTTATCACCGAGAAAAATAACTGGATACAAAAGCAAATATCGACTATGAATTCTCTAGTTCCACTTTCTCGAGAGAGACTTTTGGAACTCAAAAAACTCGCACATATCTTTCTCCCTGATCGTGTCCATATGCTTGCGAAGAAGCATAATTTTGCCTACGCTTCAGTCACATGCCGACATCAGCTCACTCGATGGGGGAGCTGTAGTCATAAAAACCGTATCAATCTCAATGTCGAATTGATGCGACTCCCAGAGAAGCTACGAGATTATATCATCATCCATGAGCTGACACATACGATTCACAAGCATCACCAAAAGGCATTTTGGAATGCACTCGAACGTACACTCCCATGAGCGAAAAAGCTCGATAAAGAGATGAAGTGATGGAAGATAGGGTATGAATCTCAGGGCGGATAA
- a CDS encoding MazG nucleotide pyrophosphohydrolase domain-containing protein, with amino-acid sequence MQGLTGLLWLQERNRQFNGGFLQRDVTYYLDGAQDEIAEIRQSLATKNHNELELEIGDLLWDVLTLIHKFDHEGLIDRNRVCPRAVAKFAERMPYNVLGYFEGEQATRDRDWDLAKELQKIRGVDESHELVKKVWQSVKKS; translated from the coding sequence ATGCAGTGACTCACTGGACTTCTCTGGCTCCAAGAACGCAATCGTCAGTTTAACGGATGATTTTTGCAAAGAGATGTCACCTATTATCTCGATGGAGCCCAGGATGAAATCGCGGAAATTCGTCAGAGCTTGGCAACAAAAAATCACAATGAGCTTGAACTGGAAATAGGAGATCTCCTGTGGGATGTCCTGACTTTGATACACAAATTTGATCACGAATGACTCATCGATCGTAATCGTGTGTGTCCTCGAGCAGTTGCAAAGTTTGCAGAGAGGATGCCCTATAATGTCCTTGGGTATTTTGAGTGAGAACAAGCCACGAGGGATAGAGACTGGGATTTGGCAAAAGAACTTCAGAAGATACGTGGCGTCGACGAATCACACGAGCTGGTGAAAAAAGTTTGGCAATCAGTAAAAAAATCATAG
- a CDS encoding DsbA family protein, which translates to MDKHTHTPETGHTHPGHIGVYGAIVGALIISLLGTYLIVQNQQIEQVGGRGNYKLYQKMIKNPKYGENIKGNLDAQIAQMEGTAGDTAPSDTPKAAQPAAEAKASGTLTKDEVTALTKNAYIKGNTSADILWIEYSDLECPFCKRLHDSGAIQNMEKKYGSKLALMFKHYPLPFHPTALPAAESAECVGEAGGGTKYFAFIEGIFSKGTPSQDIIDSVVKEIGLDATKIKTCADSKKFAAKITADQTEGSSKFGVNGTPGNVIINTKTGKYTVVSGAQPEANFQAAIEGLLQ; encoded by the coding sequence ATGGACAAACATACTCACACTCCAGAGACTGGCCACACACATCCAGGGCATATTGGTGTGTACGGAGCTATCGTAGGAGCCCTCATCATCTCACTCCTCGGCACCTACCTCATCGTACAAAACCAACAGATCGAACAAGTCGGTGGACGTGGTAACTATAAACTGTATCAAAAAATGATAAAAAATCCTAAATACGGTGAAAATATCAAAGGGAATCTCGATGCACAGATCGCTCAGATGGAAGGAACTGCTGGTGATACAGCTCCTTCAGATACTCCAAAAGCTGCTCAACCAGCAGCAGAAGCAAAAGCATCTGGTACTCTCACAAAAGATGAAGTAACAGCGCTCACAAAAAATGCGTATATCAAAGGTAACACCTCTGCAGATATTCTCTGGATAGAATATTCTGACCTTGAGTGCCCATTCTGTAAGCGCCTTCATGACTCATGAGCTATCCAAAATATGGAAAAGAAATATGGAAGTAAACTCGCTCTCATGTTCAAGCATTATCCCCTCCCATTTCATCCAACAGCCCTCCCGGCTGCTGAATCTGCAGAATGTGTCGGCGAAGCAGGTGGTGGGACGAAATATTTTGCTTTCATAGAGGGCATCTTCTCAAAAGGAACTCCATCTCAAGATATCATCGATAGTGTCGTCAAAGAAATCGGTCTCGATGCTACGAAGATCAAAACCTGTGCTGACAGCAAAAAATTCGCTGCGAAGATTACTGCTGATCAGACAGAAGGTTCGAGCAAATTTGGCGTCAATGGTACTCCAGGAAATGTCATCATCAATACCAAAACTGGTAAATATACTGTCGTTTCAGGTGCTCAACCAGAAGCAAATTTCCAAGCCGCTATCGAAGGGCTCTTGCAATAA
- a CDS encoding DUF5655 domain-containing protein, whose protein sequence is MLLYKKLGNTLKSVKNLGFKFEKDMQKIAEEHLQEFFGLEFITTEFSLNNLRIDTLAFDADTESFVVIEYKRGSSYSVIDQGFAYLSLLLNNKADFILEYNEKCGKKLRKDDIDWSAVRVIFVADAFTRYQQDAINFKDLPIELWEMKQFSDDMVVLNPIRATNTAESVKTITSLSSEMKEVQKEVRTYTIDDLIKTDWNESREMFEEISKFVQNLDPNLQEKINKHYVGYKNKFQNLIGVNIYKSYLNLAFPSLRKSDFNDFENKLVDEPTQRWGVRCDLKVLSKEDLPYAFLMIQQAYQKYN, encoded by the coding sequence ATGTTGCTCTATAAAAAACTCGGTAATACTCTGAAATCTGTAAAGAATTTATGATTTAAATTCGAGAAAGATATGCAAAAAATTGCAGAAGAACATCTTCAGGAATTTTTTTGATTAGAATTTATCACAACAGAATTTTCTCTCAATAATTTACGTATTGATACGCTCGCTTTCGATGCCGATACTGAATCTTTCGTTGTTATAGAATACAAGCGAGGATCGAGTTATTCTGTGATTGATCAAGGTTTTGCATATCTTTCATTGTTACTTAATAATAAAGCTGATTTCATCCTTGAATATAATGAGAAATGCTGAAAAAAATTACGAAAAGATGATATTGATTGGTCAGCGGTAAGGGTTATTTTTGTTGCCGATGCGTTCACTCGATATCAGCAGGATGCTATCAATTTCAAGGATTTACCAATAGAACTTTGGGAAATGAAACAATTTTCTGATGATATGGTTGTGTTAAATCCTATTCGTGCAACTAATACCGCTGAGAGCGTTAAGACAATTACCAGTCTTTCTTCTGAAATGAAAGAGGTACAAAAAGAGGTGCGGACGTATACAATAGATGATCTGATAAAAACAGACTGGAATGAGTCACGAGAAATGTTTGAGGAGATTAGTAAATTTGTCCAAAATCTTGACCCAAATTTACAGGAAAAAATAAATAAGCATTATGTTTGATATAAGAATAAATTTCAAAATTTAATATGAGTAAATATTTATAAGAGTTATCTTAATCTAGCTTTTCCAAGTCTAAGAAAATCTGATTTTAATGATTTTGAAAATAAACTTGTTGATGAACCAACTCAAAGATGGTGAGTGCGATGTGATTTGAAGGTTTTATCAAAAGAAGATCTCCCTTATGCTTTTCTAATGATTCAACAAGCCTACCAAAAATATAATTAA